In Candidatus Delongbacteria bacterium, a single window of DNA contains:
- a CDS encoding PEP/pyruvate-binding domain-containing protein, translating into MSRYRFDHIAGFQELIQNRVNDILLVASMYDAFLLAQDGQLQDLITSEFANLNLVHAPKITRVSRAGKALDVLQQGAHFDLILLTANVGDMHVLQLVRQLRASGVTAPVILLAYDSRHLAPLLNSQDEGLIDHVFVWQGDFRILLAIVKLVEDKLNVEHDSRVMGVQSIILVEDNVRFYSSYLPSIYTEIVQQAHRLMDEGLNLAHKMIRMRARPKILLARTYEEAWEAFEAQKDHLLGIITDLEFPRAGRVDPDAGMHLIQAVRAVSPELPILLQSNQPHVHELGDRLGVGAVHKNSRNLLKEVRHFMRDNFGFGDFTFRLPDGTPIARARDLQGLEKQLAGIPEISLRFHAERGHFSKWLKARTEFALSSLLEPRRVSEFASMEAMRHYLIDLLGAYRQARTRGMVSEFNPETFDPRNSLAQIGKGSMGGKARGLSFVRHLLALGDLGHRWPGVRVSIPPAVVLCTEVFDQFMELNDLQEFALECDDDALIRQRFRQAIFPPLFQLDLRHLVELMDHPLAVRSSSLLEDSQYQPFAGIYRTIMLPNHAPELDRRLHELLDAIKLVYASTYSRAAKSYMRSTPYRMEEEKMAVIVQKLQGALHGDVYYPAISGTARSTNFYPTAPAEDKDGVASVALGLGHLVSEGSETIRFCPKYPRHLGLYMNAGEALQYSQKQFYALRVSQDSHVGAAEGAELELLGLEQAEQDGSLAWVGSVYSHENDAVFDGLSRAGQRFVSFAPVLKHELFPLAEILSRLLRVGARGMSRPVELEFAVNLFPASGERREFSILQMRPMVLSMELDELSLEAEPEQVICRSESVLGAGRLDDLRDILVVDVESFERRHTRQVAAEVGAFNRQLVQEERGYLLVGVGRWGSSDPWLGIPVSWDQISAVRVIVEAGFRDLIVTPSQGSHFFQNLTALGIGYFTVNPEQGQGELDWSWLLGQPAFQRGDFVRHLRLEQPISVLMNARSRAGVIIKPADC; encoded by the coding sequence ATGAGCCGCTACCGCTTCGACCACATCGCCGGCTTCCAGGAGCTGATCCAGAACCGCGTGAACGACATCCTGCTGGTGGCCAGCATGTACGACGCCTTCCTGCTGGCCCAGGACGGGCAGCTGCAGGACCTGATCACCAGCGAGTTCGCCAACCTCAACCTCGTTCACGCGCCCAAGATCACACGGGTCAGCCGGGCGGGCAAGGCCCTGGACGTGCTGCAGCAAGGCGCTCACTTCGACCTGATCTTGCTCACGGCCAACGTGGGCGACATGCACGTGCTGCAACTGGTGCGCCAGCTGCGCGCCTCGGGCGTGACGGCCCCGGTGATCCTGCTGGCCTATGACAGCCGGCACCTGGCGCCGCTGCTGAACAGCCAGGACGAAGGGCTGATCGACCACGTCTTCGTCTGGCAGGGGGACTTCCGCATCCTCCTGGCCATCGTCAAGCTGGTGGAGGACAAGCTCAACGTTGAGCACGACAGCCGCGTGATGGGCGTGCAGTCCATCATCCTCGTCGAGGACAACGTCCGCTTCTACAGCTCCTACCTGCCCAGCATCTACACCGAGATCGTCCAGCAGGCCCACCGGCTGATGGACGAGGGCCTGAACCTCGCCCACAAGATGATCCGCATGCGCGCGCGGCCCAAGATCCTGCTGGCCCGCACCTATGAAGAAGCCTGGGAGGCCTTCGAGGCCCAGAAGGACCACCTGCTGGGGATCATCACGGATCTGGAGTTTCCCCGCGCGGGCCGGGTGGACCCCGACGCGGGCATGCACCTGATCCAGGCCGTGCGCGCCGTCAGCCCCGAGCTGCCCATCCTGCTGCAGTCCAACCAGCCCCACGTCCACGAGCTGGGCGACCGGCTGGGCGTGGGCGCTGTGCACAAGAACAGCCGCAACCTCTTGAAGGAAGTGCGGCACTTCATGCGCGACAACTTCGGCTTCGGCGATTTCACCTTCCGCCTGCCCGACGGCACGCCCATCGCGCGGGCCCGCGACCTGCAGGGCCTGGAGAAGCAGCTGGCCGGCATCCCCGAGATCAGCCTGCGCTTCCACGCCGAGCGCGGCCACTTTTCCAAGTGGCTCAAGGCGCGCACCGAGTTCGCGCTCTCCAGCCTGCTGGAGCCGCGCCGGGTCAGCGAGTTTGCCAGCATGGAGGCCATGCGCCACTACCTGATCGACCTGCTGGGCGCCTACCGCCAGGCCCGCACCCGGGGCATGGTGAGCGAATTCAACCCCGAGACCTTCGATCCGCGCAACAGCCTGGCGCAGATCGGCAAGGGCTCCATGGGCGGCAAGGCCCGCGGTCTGTCCTTCGTGCGCCACCTGCTGGCGCTGGGCGACCTGGGCCACCGCTGGCCCGGCGTGCGCGTCTCCATCCCGCCCGCCGTGGTGCTTTGCACCGAGGTCTTCGACCAGTTCATGGAGCTCAACGACCTGCAGGAGTTCGCGCTGGAGTGCGACGACGACGCGCTGATCCGCCAGCGCTTCCGCCAGGCGATCTTCCCGCCGCTCTTCCAGCTGGATTTGCGCCACCTGGTGGAGCTGATGGACCATCCGCTGGCCGTGCGCTCGTCCTCGCTCTTGGAGGACAGCCAGTACCAGCCCTTCGCCGGCATCTACCGCACCATCATGCTGCCCAACCACGCGCCGGAGCTGGACCGGCGCCTGCACGAGCTGCTCGACGCCATCAAGCTGGTCTACGCCTCCACCTATTCGCGCGCGGCCAAGAGTTACATGCGCTCCACGCCCTACCGGATGGAGGAGGAGAAGATGGCCGTGATCGTGCAGAAGCTGCAGGGCGCGCTGCACGGGGACGTCTACTATCCGGCGATCAGCGGCACGGCGCGTTCGACGAACTTCTATCCCACGGCGCCGGCAGAGGACAAGGACGGCGTGGCCTCCGTGGCGCTGGGCCTGGGGCACCTGGTCTCCGAGGGCAGCGAGACCATCCGCTTCTGCCCCAAGTATCCGCGTCACCTGGGCCTCTACATGAACGCGGGCGAGGCCCTGCAGTACTCGCAGAAGCAGTTCTACGCGTTGCGGGTCAGCCAGGACAGCCACGTGGGCGCGGCCGAAGGCGCCGAACTCGAGCTGCTGGGGCTGGAACAGGCGGAGCAGGACGGCAGCCTGGCCTGGGTGGGCTCGGTCTACTCGCACGAGAACGACGCCGTCTTCGACGGCCTCTCCCGGGCGGGCCAGCGCTTCGTCTCCTTCGCCCCGGTGCTCAAGCACGAGCTCTTTCCCCTGGCTGAAATTCTCTCGCGCCTGCTGCGGGTTGGCGCCCGGGGCATGAGCCGCCCGGTGGAGCTGGAGTTCGCGGTGAACCTCTTTCCCGCCAGCGGCGAACGGCGCGAGTTTTCCATCCTGCAGATGCGGCCGATGGTGCTCTCGATGGAACTGGACGAGCTGAGCCTGGAGGCGGAGCCGGAGCAGGTGATCTGCCGCAGCGAGTCCGTCCTGGGCGCCGGCCGGCTGGACGATCTGCGCGACATCCTGGTGGTGGACGTGGAGAGCTTCGAGCGCCGCCACACGCGCCAGGTGGCCGCGGAAGTGGGCGCCTTCAATCGCCAACTGGTGCAGGAGGAGCGCGGCTACCTGCTGGTGGGCGTGGGGCGCTGGGGCAGTTCGGACCCCTGGCTGGGCATCCCCGTCAGCTGGGACCAGATCAGCGCCGTGCGCGTCATCGTGGAGGCGGGGTTCCGCGACCTGATCGTCACGCCCTCCCAGGGCTCGCACTTTTTCCAGAATTTGACTGCGTTGGGCATCGGCTATTTCACCGTGAACCCGGAGCAGGGTCAGGGCGAACTGGATTGGAGCTGGTTGCTGGGCCAGCCGGCCTTTCAGCGCGGGGACTTCGTGCGCCACCTGCGGCTGGAGCAGCCCATCTCGGTGCTGATGAACGCGCGCAGCCGGGCGGGCGTGATCATCAAACCCGCGGACTGCTGA
- a CDS encoding laminin B domain-containing protein, with amino-acid sequence MNTRHSIAGWGRSGLAGLGLGLLLVSAPRAAWHWSFDTDPQGWVVADLDTAGPYYPPLAQYSLSHSTAGGCVGGHVQRADPSSNSYAFSLPVEQLPENQDWSGGRLTFCLRSTHSNWTSESFVIVVGGNGTVLRAPIPLPSPAWSSYDLALEPQNFILMNGAQPDAATFQSVLGQVEALFIMAEYGAAVQETTGLDEVRLRPACQPVDVPLVLAETAGTPEAPRVRLAWGEVPGAWDYEILQLDGAWGVATPVGSTVSTQWELPVEGPGLGFYQVRARCE; translated from the coding sequence ATGAACACTCGACACAGCATCGCCGGCTGGGGCCGGAGCGGGCTGGCGGGCCTGGGCCTTGGCCTGCTACTGGTTTCCGCCCCGCGCGCGGCCTGGCACTGGAGCTTCGATACGGATCCCCAGGGTTGGGTGGTGGCGGACCTGGACACGGCCGGACCCTATTATCCGCCCCTGGCCCAGTACAGCCTGAGCCACAGCACGGCGGGCGGCTGCGTGGGCGGCCACGTGCAGCGGGCGGACCCCAGCAGCAACAGCTACGCTTTCAGCCTGCCGGTGGAGCAATTGCCGGAGAATCAGGACTGGAGCGGCGGTCGGCTGACCTTCTGCCTGCGCAGCACGCACAGCAACTGGACCAGCGAGTCCTTCGTGATCGTGGTGGGGGGCAACGGCACGGTTCTACGAGCGCCTATCCCGTTGCCCAGCCCGGCTTGGTCCAGCTACGACCTGGCGCTGGAACCCCAGAACTTCATCCTGATGAACGGCGCCCAGCCCGATGCCGCGACCTTCCAGTCCGTGCTGGGTCAAGTGGAGGCCCTGTTCATCATGGCCGAGTACGGCGCGGCCGTGCAGGAGACGACGGGCCTGGACGAGGTACGGCTGCGGCCGGCCTGCCAGCCTGTGGACGTGCCGCTGGTCTTGGCCGAGACGGCGGGGACGCCGGAGGCGCCGCGGGTGAGGCTGGCCTGGGGAGAGGTGCCGGGGGCCTGGGACTACGAAATCCTGCAACTGGACGGGGCCTGGGGTGTGGCGACACCGGTGGGCAGCACGGTTTCAACGCAGTGGGAGCTGCCGGTGGAGGGCCCGGGGCTTGGCTTCTATCAGGTGCGGGCCCGCTGCGAGTGA
- a CDS encoding PAS domain S-box protein has translation MSAAQPAPALPAGLLDDLFTQSALPLVILDPLNLELLAANPAAARLYGWPDGAALRGRPLLELLAPDQPGGEDSRTALARRVQEAEAGGLAVFEWLHQRPDGGRWMAEVQLMPLCAGKRRLLHLTLSDLTPRRRAEDALRLSQAQLLATLENTPHVATQWFDRQGRVRFWNRASETLFGWSAGEALGRTLEDLLYSPAEGAAFREMLARIEATGQPCGPFESPFHHRDGHAGWLLSTTFAIPMGEGEPGFVCMDVDISERKAAEAALRLSEEKFAGAFRASPDAISLSDPATGRLVEVNEGFTRQLGWTRAEAVGRPSRELKLWADPAERDRFLVRLRAEGHLRDVEARVRRRDGTLIDMRLSAETLRVGDEELLLLIARDVTEQKRAEEDLQREREFTQALLDSVPGMIYLYDESGRLVRWNRKHSEWTGFSDEELLGRSVLDWYPDEETRTRVVAALERMGTQGHGEVEAELTRKDGSRAPFYLTGVPVTIGGRSYFTGIGIDISERLKAEQEQARLRDQLQQAQKMESIGRLAGGVAHDFNNMLGVILGHAELALAEVPAEQSVRADLEEIHKAARRSADLTRQLLAFARKQAVAPRKLDLSETVAGMLKMLKRLIGEDIDLSWRPGAPPLTVHMDPSQLDQLLANLCVNARDAIRGVGKVTIETRSAHFDQAYCDQHADSQPGNYVLLAVSDDGCGMDKEVLSHLFEPFFTTKALGQGTGLGLATVYGIVRQNQGFVNVYSEPGQGTTFRIYLPALGGEAEPTAGDAGEAPRGRGETVLLVEDEAAILNLCRSMLEGLGYQVLACGNPRAALELARQSAGVDLLLTDVIMPEMNGRDLAAALAELAPGLRCVYMSGYTANVIAHHGVLDPHVVFLQKPFSIRDLALRVRQALDGPPEPIR, from the coding sequence ATGTCCGCTGCCCAGCCTGCCCCCGCCCTGCCCGCCGGACTGCTGGACGACCTGTTCACGCAATCCGCCCTGCCGCTGGTGATCCTCGATCCGCTCAACCTGGAATTGCTGGCGGCCAATCCGGCGGCGGCCCGCCTCTACGGCTGGCCTGACGGGGCGGCGCTGCGGGGCCGCCCGCTGCTGGAGCTGCTGGCGCCCGACCAGCCCGGCGGCGAGGACTCGCGAACGGCACTGGCGCGGCGCGTCCAGGAGGCCGAAGCCGGGGGACTGGCCGTTTTCGAGTGGCTCCACCAGCGGCCGGACGGCGGCCGCTGGATGGCCGAGGTCCAGCTGATGCCCCTATGCGCCGGGAAGCGTCGCCTGCTGCACCTCACGCTGAGCGACCTGACCCCGCGCCGCCGGGCGGAGGACGCCCTGCGGCTCAGCCAGGCCCAGCTCCTGGCCACGCTGGAGAACACGCCCCACGTGGCCACCCAGTGGTTCGATCGCCAGGGCCGCGTGCGCTTCTGGAACCGGGCCTCCGAGACCCTGTTCGGCTGGAGTGCCGGCGAGGCCCTGGGGCGCACCCTGGAGGACCTGCTCTACTCGCCCGCGGAGGGCGCGGCCTTCCGGGAGATGCTGGCCCGAATCGAGGCCACGGGCCAGCCCTGTGGGCCCTTTGAATCGCCCTTTCACCACCGGGACGGGCACGCGGGCTGGCTGCTCTCCACCACCTTCGCCATCCCCATGGGCGAGGGCGAGCCGGGCTTCGTCTGCATGGACGTGGACATCAGCGAGCGCAAGGCCGCGGAGGCCGCCCTGCGCCTATCGGAGGAGAAATTCGCCGGTGCTTTCCGTGCCTCGCCGGACGCCATCAGCCTGTCGGATCCGGCCACGGGCCGGCTGGTGGAGGTCAACGAAGGCTTCACGCGCCAGCTGGGCTGGACGCGGGCCGAGGCCGTGGGGCGCCCCTCGCGGGAGTTGAAGCTCTGGGCCGACCCGGCGGAACGCGACCGCTTCCTGGTCCGCCTGCGCGCCGAGGGCCACTTGCGCGACGTGGAGGCCCGGGTGCGGCGGCGGGACGGGACCTTGATCGACATGCGCCTGTCCGCCGAAACCCTGCGGGTGGGCGACGAGGAGCTGCTGCTGCTGATCGCCCGGGACGTGACGGAGCAGAAACGCGCCGAGGAGGACCTGCAACGCGAGCGCGAGTTCACCCAGGCCCTGCTGGACAGCGTGCCGGGCATGATCTACCTCTACGACGAATCCGGCCGGCTGGTGCGCTGGAACCGCAAGCACTCCGAGTGGACCGGCTTTTCGGACGAGGAGCTGCTGGGCCGCAGCGTGCTGGACTGGTATCCCGACGAGGAGACCCGGACGCGCGTGGTGGCCGCCCTGGAACGGATGGGCACCCAGGGCCACGGCGAGGTGGAGGCCGAGCTGACCCGCAAGGACGGCAGTCGCGCCCCCTTCTACCTGACGGGCGTGCCGGTGACCATCGGCGGGCGCAGCTACTTCACGGGCATCGGAATCGACATCAGCGAGCGGCTCAAGGCCGAACAGGAGCAGGCGCGGCTGCGCGACCAACTGCAGCAGGCGCAGAAGATGGAGTCCATCGGCCGGCTGGCGGGGGGCGTGGCCCACGACTTCAACAACATGCTGGGCGTGATCCTCGGGCACGCCGAGCTGGCGCTGGCGGAGGTCCCGGCGGAGCAGTCCGTGCGTGCGGACCTGGAAGAAATCCACAAGGCGGCCCGCCGCTCGGCGGACTTGACGCGCCAGCTGCTGGCCTTCGCGCGCAAGCAGGCCGTGGCGCCGCGCAAACTGGACTTAAGCGAGACCGTCGCCGGCATGTTGAAGATGCTCAAACGCCTGATCGGCGAGGATATCGATTTGAGCTGGCGGCCCGGCGCGCCGCCCCTGACCGTGCACATGGATCCCTCGCAGCTCGACCAGCTCCTGGCCAACCTCTGCGTCAACGCCCGGGACGCCATTCGGGGCGTGGGCAAGGTCACCATCGAGACCCGCTCCGCCCACTTCGACCAGGCCTATTGCGATCAGCACGCCGACAGCCAGCCGGGCAACTACGTTCTGCTGGCCGTCAGCGACGACGGCTGCGGGATGGACAAGGAGGTGCTGTCTCACCTCTTCGAGCCTTTCTTCACCACCAAAGCGCTGGGCCAGGGCACGGGCCTGGGCCTGGCCACCGTGTACGGCATCGTGCGGCAGAACCAGGGCTTCGTCAATGTCTACAGCGAACCCGGCCAGGGCACGACGTTCCGGATCTATCTGCCGGCCCTGGGCGGCGAAGCGGAACCGACGGCCGGCGATGCCGGCGAAGCGCCGCGCGGACGGGGTGAGACGGTGCTGCTGGTGGAGGACGAGGCGGCCATCCTGAACCTCTGCCGCAGCATGTTGGAGGGGCTGGGCTACCAGGTGCTGGCCTGCGGCAATCCGCGCGCCGCTCTGGAGTTGGCCCGCCAGTCCGCGGGCGTGGACTTGCTGCTGACGGACGTGATCATGCCCGAGATGAACGGGCGCGATCTGGCCGCCGCCCTGGCGGAGCTGGCCCCGGGCCTGCGCTGCGTCTACATGAGCGGCTACACGGCCAACGTCATCGCCCACCACGGCGTGCTGGATCCGCACGTGGTCTTTCTGCAGAAGCCCTTTTCCATCCGCGACTTGGCGCTGCGCGTGCGCCAGGCGCTGGATGGGCCGCCGGAGCCGATCCGCTGA
- a CDS encoding VOC family protein: MPTTQVRQLHVLAVYVSDLEGAREFYKTQFGFEEAGEMPPGLLLQGGGATLYLEEGRLSRPMDEPVAEIAPCFGTESIRASFDSLAAAGLTILLPYTEYSPVFAMFAVADPDGNRIEFAGRP; the protein is encoded by the coding sequence ATGCCCACCACCCAGGTCCGCCAACTCCACGTGCTGGCCGTCTATGTCAGCGACTTGGAGGGCGCACGCGAGTTCTACAAGACGCAGTTCGGTTTCGAGGAGGCGGGAGAAATGCCGCCCGGCCTGCTGCTGCAGGGCGGCGGGGCGACGCTCTACCTGGAGGAGGGGCGGCTGAGCCGACCGATGGACGAACCCGTCGCCGAGATCGCGCCCTGCTTCGGCACGGAGAGCATCCGGGCCAGTTTCGATTCACTGGCCGCCGCGGGCCTGACCATCCTGCTGCCCTACACCGAGTACAGTCCGGTCTTCGCCATGTTCGCCGTGGCCGATCCCGACGGCAACCGGATCGAGTTCGCCGGGCGGCCCTGA
- a CDS encoding T9SS type A sorting domain-containing protein, whose translation MRGVLLMLILGCWVPAQATSLRVPGDVPTILGALAALPPCDTIWVDPGRYEEHLDIPDRNLTLLSRFAQTADSQDILETILDGTNTGTLIKVHSHGHNRLVVHGFTLTGGWASRNGSGIESEWTGGAVHLEPRARVELKDCLFTGNNGEYNVNGYCIWSRMVEEAGQFVLPQSVRLDHCCFSQNINATAPVFGGINVMAGADSVYLEDLTFLNNAVDGGNSFVMTANSYTYASRVKVSGLRNTMVDQHGVAPNILALGGYSHTEARHFRLENCTIRGNSMFSFTCVDSMILDDVTVRGNRLLPTENSNDVFSAYGTWFDARNLLVTENIAAYGPILGLGSYIDPVVEYYHLGQLENLTYTDNFVGDTLSVDSDQSYAQLGIGAVTMRNCRFERNTSAWAGLLSDNGMSCHDIFRFSPPYNPVDSPNQVIEDCLFQDNWVLDGDDYPAILALPGEDVWPAPNRGRVFSYIPGFMGTLTLRRCVFRNNKQPNIAPEWKTDWFDPEVGSTVAVGYYSGPMPSLVLEDCLLEDNDDGNLHVGINGVFQQVEIRNVIIHGGRSGLVAAGPQLRIHNVLIDSVRQQLSWPDPDFSYTHALWAGSNGDGLVSNATIVNCDVPSLIEGFGYLDIPATRFLNILCANNTYTQLMSTRWQPQTRLEYSCLQEPWAGTGNFVAEPGFAQGAQIPYLLAEDSPCVDAGDPDPSWNDPEDPQNPGWAAWPAQGTVRADVGWLGGPGVPALLDWVDVSHLPEYPATRPQRASLGQPYPNPFNPVTRIPLNLIRHSLVKLSVHNMLGQEVAVLQNGVLPAGDYAFTWDAAGLASGVYVISLGINLDTVQSRTVTLLR comes from the coding sequence ATGCGCGGCGTCCTGCTCATGCTGATTTTGGGTTGCTGGGTTCCCGCCCAGGCCACGTCGCTGCGCGTTCCCGGCGATGTGCCTACAATTCTTGGCGCGCTGGCCGCGCTCCCCCCTTGTGACACCATTTGGGTGGATCCAGGGCGCTACGAAGAGCACCTGGACATCCCGGACCGCAACCTGACCCTCCTCTCGCGCTTCGCTCAAACCGCGGACAGTCAAGACATTCTAGAGACCATCCTTGACGGCACCAATACCGGCACGCTGATCAAGGTCCATTCGCATGGTCACAACCGGCTAGTGGTCCATGGGTTCACCTTGACCGGAGGCTGGGCTAGCCGCAATGGTAGCGGTATTGAGAGTGAGTGGACGGGCGGGGCCGTACACTTGGAACCCCGCGCTCGTGTGGAACTGAAGGATTGCCTCTTCACGGGCAACAATGGAGAATACAATGTCAACGGATACTGTATTTGGTCCCGAATGGTTGAAGAAGCGGGTCAGTTTGTTTTACCACAAAGTGTAAGATTGGATCACTGTTGTTTTTCCCAAAACATCAATGCGACTGCTCCAGTATTTGGTGGAATTAATGTGATGGCCGGTGCGGACAGCGTGTATCTTGAGGATTTGACATTTCTAAACAATGCAGTGGATGGCGGAAATTCATTTGTCATGACAGCCAATTCTTATACCTACGCGAGTCGAGTGAAAGTCTCAGGGCTTCGAAACACCATGGTGGATCAGCATGGGGTTGCGCCCAATATTCTTGCCCTGGGTGGATACAGCCATACGGAAGCGAGGCATTTTCGGTTAGAGAATTGTACCATTCGTGGGAACTCCATGTTCTCCTTCACATGCGTCGACTCGATGATCCTGGACGATGTGACCGTTCGCGGGAACCGCCTTCTGCCCACAGAAAATAGCAATGACGTGTTCTCCGCGTATGGCACCTGGTTTGATGCGCGGAATCTGTTGGTGACGGAGAATATCGCCGCATATGGTCCTATCCTTGGTCTGGGGTCATATATAGATCCTGTGGTCGAGTATTACCATTTGGGCCAATTGGAGAATCTGACATACACCGACAATTTTGTTGGAGATACACTTTCCGTCGATTCTGATCAATCGTACGCTCAATTAGGTATCGGAGCCGTGACTATGCGCAATTGTCGCTTTGAGCGGAACACCAGCGCTTGGGCCGGTTTACTGAGTGATAATGGCATGTCATGCCATGACATCTTCCGTTTTTCGCCGCCGTATAACCCGGTGGATTCTCCCAACCAAGTGATCGAGGACTGCCTCTTCCAGGACAATTGGGTGCTGGATGGGGATGACTATCCGGCAATTTTGGCACTTCCTGGTGAGGATGTTTGGCCTGCGCCGAATCGGGGCCGGGTCTTTTCCTACATCCCTGGATTTATGGGAACCTTGACACTTCGCCGTTGCGTGTTTCGAAACAACAAGCAGCCGAACATCGCCCCGGAATGGAAGACGGACTGGTTTGACCCGGAGGTGGGGTCCACAGTGGCCGTGGGGTACTACAGCGGCCCGATGCCTTCCCTAGTGCTGGAGGACTGCCTACTGGAAGACAATGACGATGGCAACCTACACGTCGGCATCAATGGGGTCTTCCAGCAGGTAGAGATCCGGAATGTGATCATCCATGGTGGACGTTCAGGCTTGGTGGCCGCAGGTCCGCAATTGCGCATTCACAATGTGCTGATCGACAGTGTACGCCAGCAGTTGTCGTGGCCGGACCCAGATTTTTCCTATACCCACGCGTTATGGGCAGGTTCGAATGGCGATGGCCTTGTCAGTAATGCGACCATCGTTAACTGCGACGTGCCTTCTTTAATCGAAGGTTTTGGATATCTCGACATTCCTGCCACTCGTTTCCTCAACATCCTCTGCGCCAACAATACTTACACTCAGCTCATGTCCACGCGTTGGCAGCCGCAGACGCGTCTGGAATATTCCTGTCTGCAGGAGCCCTGGGCGGGCACCGGCAACTTCGTGGCGGAGCCCGGCTTCGCCCAGGGGGCGCAGATCCCGTACCTCCTGGCGGAGGATTCCCCCTGCGTGGACGCCGGGGATCCCGATCCCAGTTGGAATGATCCGGAAGATCCCCAAAATCCCGGTTGGGCAGCCTGGCCGGCACAAGGCACTGTGCGGGCGGACGTGGGCTGGCTGGGCGGACCCGGAGTACCGGCCCTGCTGGATTGGGTGGATGTCTCGCATTTGCCGGAGTACCCGGCCACGCGGCCCCAGCGCGCCAGCTTGGGCCAGCCGTATCCGAACCCCTTCAACCCCGTGACGCGGATTCCGCTCAACCTGATCCGGCATTCTCTTGTGAAGCTCAGCGTGCACAACATGCTGGGCCAGGAAGTGGCCGTGCTGCAGAACGGTGTCTTGCCGGCAGGCGATTACGCCTTCACCTGGGATGCGGCGGGCCTGGCCTCGGGCGTCTACGTGATTTCGCTCGGGATCAACCTGGACACGGTCCAGTCGAGGACCGTGACGCTGCTGCGCTGA